From the genome of Atribacterota bacterium, one region includes:
- a CDS encoding energy-coupling factor transporter transmembrane component T has translation MKFFRNITIGQYIYRDSIIHKLDPRIKIMVVILIIIAIFLVKSWFGLVIIGAYLFINIFLAKVHPKFVLKGIKPLIIIILFTLLIHFFTTQGEIIYHIWVLNITREGIQRGLFIAARLFYLILSTSWLTLTTSPISLTDGIERLLSFLKILKVPAHEIAMMMTIALRFIPTLMEETEKIIKAQIARGADFESGNFIKRIQNFLPIIIPLFINAFQRADELAIAMEARCYRGGEDRTHYRQLLITNADYIFFIITLIILIGSYLLII, from the coding sequence ATGAAATTTTTCAGAAATATTACCATCGGTCAATATATTTATAGAGATTCCATTATCCATAAATTAGATCCCAGGATTAAAATTATGGTAGTAATATTAATAATTATTGCGATATTTTTAGTAAAGTCTTGGTTTGGATTAGTTATTATTGGAGCATATCTTTTCATTAATATATTTCTGGCAAAGGTGCATCCAAAATTTGTTTTAAAAGGGATAAAACCTTTAATCATTATTATATTATTCACTCTATTAATACATTTTTTTACTACTCAAGGTGAGATTATTTATCATATATGGGTGCTAAATATTACTCGGGAAGGGATTCAGAGAGGATTGTTTATAGCAGCAAGATTGTTTTATTTGATTTTGTCAACATCATGGCTAACTTTAACCACTTCTCCGATATCTCTTACTGATGGAATAGAAAGGTTATTATCGTTTTTAAAAATCCTTAAGGTACCTGCTCACGAGATTGCAATGATGATGACTATTGCGCTACGTTTTATTCCTACTTTAATGGAAGAAACTGAAAAAATAATAAAAGCTCAAATCGCCAGGGGAGCTGATTTTGAAAGTGGCAATTTTATCAAGCGAATTCAAAATTTTTTACCAATTATAATACCTCTTTTTATTAATGCTTTTCAAAGAGCTGATGAACTAGCAATTGCTATGGAAGCAAGATGCTATCGTGGTGGGGAAGATAGGACACATTATCGTCAATTATTAATAACTAATGCTGACTATATTTTTTTTATTATCACATTAATTATTCTTATTGGTTCTTATTTATTGATTATTTAA
- a CDS encoding energy-coupling factor transporter ATPase, which yields MFIHLKNVSYTYNINMPFETEALKSINLKIDKGEFIGIIGHTGCGKTTLLQLLNGLLEPTEGQVFVDSIDIHKNKQKLREIRKKIGLAFQYPENQFFEETISKEIAFGPKNIGISDIELEQRIKKSLKMVDLDYYFYKDRSPFSLSGGEMRRVAIASILAIDPEIIILDEPTASLDPQSCYKLLSVIVNLYQKYNRTIIMVSHNMEIISELTKRIIVMEKGRIVMDDTPRNIFQDSIHKLENIGLSLPQITYTMYKLKKIGKPVSSAILTVEEAKDEILRLVIKR from the coding sequence ATGTTTATACATTTAAAAAACGTTTCGTATACCTATAATATAAATATGCCTTTTGAGACTGAGGCTTTAAAATCAATTAATTTAAAAATTGATAAGGGCGAATTTATAGGAATTATTGGCCATACCGGTTGTGGTAAGACTACTTTATTACAATTATTAAATGGTTTATTAGAACCTACAGAAGGACAAGTATTTGTTGACAGTATTGATATTCACAAGAATAAACAAAAATTAAGAGAAATAAGAAAAAAAATAGGATTAGCTTTCCAATATCCTGAAAATCAATTTTTTGAGGAAACCATATCTAAAGAGATTGCCTTTGGGCCGAAAAATATTGGTATATCAGATATTGAATTAGAGCAGAGAATAAAGAAATCTTTAAAAATGGTAGATTTGGATTATTATTTCTATAAAGACAGGTCTCCTTTTAGCCTCAGTGGAGGAGAAATGCGTAGGGTGGCGATTGCTAGTATTTTGGCAATTGATCCTGAAATAATCATTTTAGATGAACCAACTGCTAGTTTAGATCCACAAAGTTGCTATAAATTATTATCAGTTATTGTAAATCTTTATCAAAAATACAATAGAACTATTATTATGGTTTCACATAATATGGAAATTATATCTGAGTTAACAAAAAGAATAATTGTTATGGAAAAAGGAAGGATCGTAATGGATGATACTCCAAGAAATATTTTTCAAGATTCCATACATAAATTAGAGAATATCGGTTTGTCTTTACCCCAGATAACTTATACTATGTATAAACTAAAAAAAATTGGGAAACCTGTTAGTTCAGCAATATTAACAGTAGAAGAAGCAAAAGATGAAATATTGAGATTAGTAATAAAAAGATAA
- a CDS encoding energy-coupling factor transporter ATPase, translating to MIKFDNVTHFYNTNQENKITSLSKINLEIQKGDFVAIIGSNGSGKSTLAKHINGLLLPSKGNVFVENFNTKDIEAIWDIRKKVGIVFQNPDNQLVATTVEDDIAFGLENIGIKEQEMKKRVDWALNIVGLNELRNSEPHLLSGGEKQRVVIAGALAMHTSYLVLDEPTSMLDPRGRKEILEIIKRLNREENITIVYITQFMSEATQFKKIFVLNKGEVILTGSPKNVFNQAELLISLGLEVPQITKLARKLAESGLDIPSNILNEDEMIEYLCLYI from the coding sequence TTGATAAAATTTGATAACGTTACCCATTTTTACAATACAAATCAAGAAAATAAAATTACCTCCTTATCAAAAATTAATCTGGAAATTCAAAAGGGAGATTTTGTTGCTATTATTGGATCAAACGGTTCTGGAAAATCAACATTAGCAAAACATATTAATGGTTTGTTATTACCTAGTAAGGGAAATGTATTCGTAGAGAACTTTAATACAAAAGATATTGAGGCTATCTGGGATATAAGAAAAAAGGTTGGCATAGTCTTTCAAAATCCTGATAATCAGTTGGTTGCCACAACTGTAGAGGATGATATTGCTTTTGGATTAGAAAATATTGGAATAAAGGAACAAGAAATGAAAAAAAGAGTTGATTGGGCTCTGAATATAGTAGGACTGAATGAACTTAGAAATAGTGAACCCCATTTATTATCAGGTGGAGAAAAACAAAGAGTAGTTATTGCCGGTGCTTTAGCAATGCATACATCATATTTAGTTTTAGATGAACCAACCTCAATGCTTGATCCAAGAGGAAGGAAAGAAATTCTAGAAATAATTAAGAGGTTAAATAGAGAAGAAAATATTACCATTGTTTATATCACTCAATTTATGTCAGAAGCCACTCAATTCAAAAAAATATTTGTACTAAATAAAGGTGAAGTTATTTTAACCGGTTCTCCAAAAAATGTTTTCAATCAAGCAGAGTTATTGATCAGCTTGGGTTTAGAAGTACCACAAATTACCAAGTTAGCTAGAAAACTTGCTGAAAGCGGTCTTGATATTCCTTCTAATATTTTAAACGAAGATGAAATGATTGAATATTTATGTTTATACATTTAA
- the rplQ gene encoding 50S ribosomal protein L17, whose protein sequence is MRHRILKRKLNVDTSHRKALLSNLAISMIIYRKINTTLPKAKELQKYLEKIVTIAKEDNLQAKRQVFKILQNKQALKLLFEEISPQFRERNGGYTRIIKAGFRKGDSSPMAIIEFVK, encoded by the coding sequence ATGAGACATAGAATTTTAAAAAGAAAATTAAATGTAGATACCAGTCATCGAAAGGCACTATTATCAAATTTAGCCATTTCTATGATTATATACCGTAAAATAAATACAACTCTCCCCAAAGCAAAGGAGTTACAAAAATATTTAGAGAAGATTGTAACTATTGCAAAAGAAGATAATTTACAGGCCAAAAGACAGGTATTCAAGATATTACAAAATAAGCAAGCTTTAAAATTACTTTTTGAAGAAATTAGTCCTCAATTTCGAGAAAGAAACGGTGGTTATACAAGAATAATAAAAGCTGGTTTTCGAAAAGGGGACTCCTCCCCTATGGCTATAATTGAGTTTGTGAAGTAA
- a CDS encoding DNA-directed RNA polymerase subunit alpha, with protein MLDINEIKIKVENLTDSYGKFIIEPLDRGYGATLGNSLRRVLLSSLPGASATAIRIEGIMHEFSTLPGVKEDVNEIILNVKEIVFKMYGSKSEILRLKVSGKKIVTAGDIIPNINVEILNPEQTIATLSSDGKLDMEIIIEQGTGYITAPENKKKGQAINYINIDSLFSPVIKVAYNVDKASSAQFMNCEKLVLDIYTNKSILPDEALSKSANILIKYLKVFNKFSPDDIDIEVEQVTEEENEGNEQKKLLEKTIEELDLSVRSYNCLKKSNINTFSDIINRTEEEIMSIKNLGKKSFEEIKEKVTEFGYNLKGSD; from the coding sequence TTGTTAGATATAAACGAAATTAAAATAAAAGTTGAAAATTTAACCGATAGTTATGGTAAATTCATTATTGAACCTTTAGATAGAGGATATGGTGCTACCTTAGGTAATTCTTTAAGAAGAGTTTTATTATCTTCTCTTCCTGGCGCAAGTGCAACTGCAATAAGGATTGAAGGAATTATGCATGAATTTTCTACTTTACCCGGTGTTAAGGAAGATGTTAATGAAATTATTTTAAATGTAAAAGAAATCGTCTTTAAGATGTATGGAAGCAAATCGGAAATTCTCCGTTTAAAAGTAAGTGGGAAGAAAATTGTCACTGCAGGTGATATAATCCCTAATATCAATGTAGAAATATTAAATCCAGAACAAACCATAGCAACATTAAGCAGTGACGGTAAATTAGATATGGAAATAATAATTGAACAGGGCACCGGATACATTACTGCGCCAGAAAATAAGAAAAAAGGTCAAGCTATCAATTATATAAATATAGATTCACTATTTTCTCCCGTAATTAAAGTTGCTTATAATGTTGATAAAGCTAGTTCAGCTCAATTTATGAACTGTGAAAAGTTAGTATTAGATATTTATACAAACAAAAGCATCTTACCCGATGAGGCATTAAGTAAATCAGCTAATATATTGATTAAATACTTAAAAGTATTTAATAAATTTTCTCCTGATGACATTGATATAGAGGTCGAACAAGTTACTGAAGAGGAAAATGAGGGTAATGAACAAAAAAAATTACTTGAAAAAACTATTGAGGAATTGGATTTATCAGTAAGATCTTATAACTGCTTAAAAAAATCTAATATTAATACTTTCAGTGATATTATCAACAGAACTGAAGAAGAAATAATGTCAATTAAAAATTTGGGAAAGAAATCTTTTGAAGAAATTAAAGAAAAGGTAACAGAATTTGGATATAATTTAAAGGGTTCAGATTAA
- the rpsD gene encoding 30S ribosomal protein S4: MARYNGPVCRLCRRQGLKLFLKGDRCYTEKCSVERRSSEPGKSAHSKRIKKLTNYGIQLREKQKMKNMYGLLERQFSNLFKKAEQKHGVTGDNFIQFLERRLDNVIFRLGFVKSRAKARQIVRHSHILVNSKKVNIPSYMVEIDDVIEIKEKSQEILEFKELKQGKVDINVPSWLEVDLKNLKGKVVKLPSKEDIDLPVDEKLVVEYYSR, translated from the coding sequence ATGGCTAGATACAATGGACCGGTATGTCGTTTATGCCGTAGACAGGGTTTAAAATTATTTTTAAAGGGAGATCGTTGTTATACAGAAAAATGTTCTGTAGAAAGAAGGTCTTCAGAACCTGGAAAATCAGCTCATTCAAAAAGAATAAAGAAATTAACTAATTATGGTATACAATTGAGAGAAAAGCAAAAAATGAAGAACATGTATGGTTTACTGGAGAGGCAATTCAGTAATTTATTTAAGAAGGCAGAACAAAAACATGGTGTTACCGGTGATAACTTTATCCAATTTTTAGAAAGAAGATTAGATAATGTAATTTTTCGTCTAGGTTTTGTCAAATCACGGGCTAAAGCAAGGCAAATAGTAAGACATTCTCATATATTAGTCAATAGTAAAAAAGTTAATATTCCTTCTTACATGGTTGAAATTGATGATGTAATAGAGATCAAAGAAAAAAGTCAGGAAATTTTAGAATTTAAGGAATTAAAGCAAGGAAAAGTTGATATAAATGTTCCTTCATGGTTAGAAGTTGATTTGAAAAATTTAAAAGGTAAAGTTGTGAAGCTACCTTCTAAAGAGGATATTGATTTACCGGTTGATGAAAAATTGGTTGTAGAATACTATTCCAGATAG
- the rpsK gene encoding 30S ribosomal protein S11, whose product MATQKQSKKVRKKKIKKNILKGIVHIQSTFNNTIVSISDVEGNIISWASAGSIGNKGSKKSTSFAAQRTAEEAGKKAMDQGMKEIDVYVKGPGSGRETAIRSLQAIGFKINSIRDVTPIPHNGCRPPKQRRV is encoded by the coding sequence TTGGCAACACAAAAGCAAAGCAAGAAGGTTCGTAAAAAGAAAATAAAAAAGAATATATTAAAAGGTATAGTGCACATACAATCCACTTTCAATAATACTATTGTCAGCATCTCAGATGTGGAAGGAAATATAATTTCATGGGCTAGCGCTGGATCAATTGGAAATAAGGGCAGTAAAAAAAGTACTTCTTTCGCTGCTCAAAGAACAGCAGAAGAAGCTGGTAAAAAAGCAATGGATCAGGGAATGAAAGAAATTGATGTTTATGTAAAAGGACCCGGATCCGGTAGGGAAACTGCCATACGTTCATTACAGGCTATTGGATTTAAAATTAATTCCATAAGAGATGTTACTCCTATACCTCATAATGGTTGTAGACCACCTAAACAGAGAAGGGTATAA